From a region of the Brevibacterium siliguriense genome:
- a CDS encoding DUF2550 domain-containing protein translates to MNPSVLLIVLLSLVGLALALIVVVTIRRRSISKLSGAFDCSINVGEEYSSRPRWRLGVAVFSVTSLDWYPVFALTRRAAFRLPRADLDILVRRKPTSGEQYSVLPEAVVVDCSYGKADGRPRSVSLAMDTESLSTMASWLESSPPGFNPTMGRFT, encoded by the coding sequence GTGAACCCTTCCGTCCTGCTGATCGTTCTGCTCTCGTTGGTAGGACTCGCGCTTGCTCTGATCGTGGTCGTCACGATCCGACGCAGGTCGATCTCGAAGCTCTCGGGTGCCTTTGACTGTTCCATCAACGTGGGCGAGGAGTATTCTTCTCGCCCACGTTGGCGTCTGGGCGTGGCTGTGTTCTCGGTCACGTCCTTGGACTGGTACCCCGTCTTCGCTCTGACCCGACGTGCGGCGTTCCGGTTGCCGCGCGCGGATCTGGACATTCTCGTGCGGCGCAAGCCCACGTCGGGAGAGCAGTACTCGGTTCTGCCCGAGGCAGTCGTCGTCGACTGCTCCTATGGCAAGGCGGACGGCCGCCCGCGCTCGGTGTCCCTGGCAATGGACACCGAATCTCTGTCCACGATGGCTTCGTGGCTCGAATCTTCACCCCCTGGCTTCAATCCGACGATGGGACGTTTCACTTAA
- a CDS encoding F0F1 ATP synthase subunit epsilon: protein MATLEVNVVAADREVWVGEAKRVIARTLDGEIGILPGHEPVLGVVADGEARILTSADDTIRVKADGGFLSVENNRVIIAADQAELL from the coding sequence ATGGCGACACTTGAAGTGAATGTCGTGGCTGCTGATCGCGAGGTATGGGTCGGTGAGGCCAAGCGCGTCATCGCCCGTACCCTCGACGGCGAGATCGGCATCCTGCCGGGCCACGAGCCCGTGCTGGGTGTCGTCGCCGACGGCGAAGCGCGGATTCTCACCTCTGCAGACGACACCATCAGAGTCAAAGCCGATGGTGGATTCCTCTCGGTGGAGAACAACCGTGTGATCATTGCCGCTGATCAGGCCGAACTTCTCTGA
- the atpD gene encoding F0F1 ATP synthase subunit beta encodes MTATATETSPAQGTALGRISRVIGPVVDIEFPLDSVPEIYNALTASVELSEGTRKLTFEVALHLGNGLVRAVSLQPTDGLVRGQEVVDTGAPISVPVGDVTKHHVWNTTGDCLNLADGEELEISERWPIHRPAPSFDELESKTEILEVGIKSIDLLTPYVQGGKIGLFGGAGVGKTVLIQEMIFRIAHNHSGTSVFAGVGERTREGNDLIMEMDEAGVFKDTALVFGQMDEPPGTRLRVALSALTMAEYFRDVQNQDVLLFIDNIFRFTQAGSEVSTLLGRMPSAVGYQPNLADEMGLLQERITSTRGHSITSMQAIYVPADDYTDPAPATTFAHLDATTELSRDIASRGLYPAIDPLASSSRILDPLIVGDEHYRVANEVKAILQKNKELQDIIAILGVDELGEEDKLVVHRARRIEQFLSQNTYTAEKFTQVPGSTVPLADTIEGFSKICSGEVDHIPEQAFFNVGGLDDVMRNYEEMQK; translated from the coding sequence ATGACTGCCACAGCAACGGAAACTTCTCCGGCACAGGGCACTGCCCTCGGCCGGATTTCCCGAGTCATCGGCCCGGTTGTCGACATCGAGTTCCCGCTCGACTCCGTGCCCGAGATCTACAACGCACTGACTGCGTCGGTGGAACTGTCCGAAGGAACCCGGAAGCTGACCTTCGAAGTCGCGCTTCACCTGGGCAACGGACTGGTCCGCGCCGTGTCGCTGCAGCCGACCGACGGCCTTGTCCGCGGACAGGAAGTCGTCGACACCGGCGCTCCGATCTCCGTCCCCGTCGGAGACGTGACCAAGCACCATGTGTGGAACACCACCGGTGACTGCCTCAACCTCGCTGACGGCGAGGAGCTCGAGATCTCCGAGCGTTGGCCGATTCACCGTCCCGCGCCTTCCTTCGATGAACTCGAGTCGAAGACCGAGATCCTCGAGGTCGGCATCAAGAGCATCGACCTTTTGACTCCCTACGTCCAGGGCGGAAAGATCGGTCTGTTCGGCGGCGCCGGTGTCGGCAAGACCGTGCTCATCCAGGAGATGATCTTCCGTATCGCGCACAACCACTCGGGCACCTCGGTGTTCGCCGGTGTGGGCGAGCGTACCCGTGAGGGCAACGACCTCATCATGGAAATGGATGAGGCAGGAGTCTTCAAGGACACCGCTCTCGTGTTCGGCCAGATGGATGAGCCCCCAGGCACGCGTCTGCGCGTGGCTCTGTCGGCGCTGACCATGGCGGAGTACTTCCGCGATGTGCAGAATCAGGACGTGCTGCTGTTCATCGACAACATCTTCCGCTTCACCCAGGCCGGCTCCGAGGTCTCGACCCTGCTGGGTCGCATGCCCTCGGCCGTGGGCTACCAGCCCAACCTGGCTGACGAGATGGGTCTGCTGCAGGAGCGCATCACCTCGACGCGTGGTCACTCGATCACGTCGATGCAGGCGATCTACGTTCCCGCCGATGACTACACCGACCCGGCCCCGGCGACGACCTTTGCCCACCTCGATGCGACCACGGAACTCAGCCGTGACATCGCCTCGCGCGGTCTGTACCCGGCGATCGATCCGCTGGCATCGTCCTCGCGCATCCTCGATCCGCTGATCGTCGGCGACGAGCACTACCGCGTGGCCAACGAGGTCAAGGCGATTCTGCAGAAGAACAAGGAACTGCAGGACATCATCGCCATCCTCGGTGTCGATGAGCTCGGTGAAGAGGACAAGCTCGTCGTCCACCGCGCGCGTCGCATCGAGCAGTTCCTCTCGCAGAACACCTACACCGCTGAGAAGTTCACTCAGGTTCCCGGCTCGACCGTGCCGCTGGCCGACACGATCGAAGGCTTCTCGAAGATCTGCTCCGGCGAGGTCGACCACATCCCGGAGCAGGCATTCTTCAACGTCGGTGGCCTTGACGATGTCATGCGCAACTACGAAGAGATGCAGAAGTAA